A part of Citrifermentans bremense genomic DNA contains:
- a CDS encoding HEPN domain-containing protein, which translates to MKIEALMNDFATRSFRDIADQDYIAARLSYRYGLYSQFHWQSLQAIEKYLKAILLYNRIKASDINHNLECALKHTKKLPFRIRRSKSTDEFINHISNFGRFRYLESSYFIHGPKIVELDKAIWEIRRYCTVVNYDIKQDGEIKNMLQLEIQKIKESEKHPPHTFRISGGLLEKIVENKNNSSRSALIWQNAFFGKVTRKQVSVPTAFQAVNSPLYLHPEILEEILKFVFLPKEVADAYREVAKKKSDA; encoded by the coding sequence ATGAAAATCGAAGCGCTGATGAATGATTTTGCAACAAGAAGTTTTAGAGATATAGCTGATCAAGACTATATTGCTGCACGCCTTTCATATCGCTATGGCCTATACTCGCAATTTCATTGGCAATCGCTACAGGCAATTGAGAAGTATCTTAAAGCTATCCTGCTATACAACAGGATAAAAGCGAGTGATATTAACCACAATCTTGAGTGTGCACTTAAGCATACCAAAAAACTTCCGTTTAGAATTCGTCGCAGCAAATCCACAGACGAATTTATTAATCACATTTCCAACTTCGGTCGATTCAGATACCTTGAATCATCGTATTTCATTCATGGGCCTAAGATTGTAGAGCTCGATAAAGCAATATGGGAGATTAGACGTTACTGCACAGTAGTTAACTATGACATCAAACAAGATGGTGAAATTAAAAACATGCTTCAGCTAGAGATACAAAAAATAAAGGAAAGCGAGAAACACCCACCACATACTTTCAGAATATCTGGGGGGCTTCTAGAAAAAATAGTTGAAAATAAAAACAATTCATCAAGAAGTGCATTGATCTGGCAAAATGCCTTTTTTGGTAAGGTCACACGTAAACAGGTCAGTGTACCTACTGCATTCCAGGCCGTGAATTCTCCATTGTATCTACATCCTGAAATTCTTGAAGAAATATTAAAATTTGTTTTTCTGCCAAAAGAGGTTGCTGATGCATATCGTGAAGTGGCAAAGAAAAAATCAGATGCCTAA
- the gmtY gene encoding gamma-mobile-trio recombinase GmtY, whose product MQIYTESVIVRDTIRAGRPTVLLLVGIEPLEALLAFFRERCASLVAERSYVQAVGRFIEWLSVRAEEFYSQDQRYLLYTAFLHDLRFGTYRQGIDKYGLNWRPTSDSNLRRLTRCLFEFSDWLSKRQGTIAISPIRQNASYSDQIVFWRYWNKRKATSLLGHIKRRRHGVEIERTPTRIVPRQRNKHLAEAKAFPIKYIDALLWQGFARPGNHAYTPPWQKFNLRDILITLLCLYGGCRESEPMHLWVDDVFVDPDDPDVALVLIHEPETGIVNFTDPLTGTKRKTTRSDFLQRHCGGRIPLTQETGRRHAGWKGALLTHRERNAFQVFWIDRGAGRLFLELWRMYLHHIRPVTLQMPWAFLTRDGQPLGTEGFNDSFNAAVQRIGLFPSKHAGTTTHGLRHRYGQWLNDLGLGEKEGQVAMHHLNAKSQDFYRQLGVAQVAAVVGAATDIASLPSFIKGCT is encoded by the coding sequence ATGCAAATTTATACTGAATCAGTCATTGTCCGCGACACCATCCGTGCAGGACGCCCTACGGTTTTGCTACTCGTGGGCATTGAACCCTTGGAAGCGCTGCTGGCCTTCTTCAGAGAAAGGTGTGCATCGTTGGTGGCCGAAAGGAGCTATGTTCAGGCTGTAGGCCGATTCATCGAATGGCTATCGGTGCGTGCAGAGGAGTTCTATAGCCAAGACCAGCGGTACCTACTTTACACGGCTTTCCTCCACGATTTACGCTTTGGTACCTATCGTCAAGGCATCGACAAGTATGGTCTTAATTGGCGGCCTACAAGTGACAGCAATCTGAGACGGCTTACCCGCTGCCTTTTCGAATTTAGCGATTGGCTCAGTAAACGGCAGGGGACAATAGCTATTAGCCCAATTCGACAAAATGCTTCATATTCTGATCAGATAGTGTTCTGGCGGTACTGGAATAAACGCAAAGCAACATCTCTGCTGGGGCATATAAAACGCCGCCGTCACGGTGTAGAAATTGAAAGGACCCCCACCCGTATTGTACCCCGTCAACGGAACAAACATCTTGCTGAGGCCAAAGCGTTCCCTATTAAATATATCGACGCTTTATTGTGGCAAGGGTTCGCAAGACCAGGAAATCATGCCTATACTCCGCCCTGGCAAAAATTTAACCTCAGAGACATCCTTATAACGCTACTCTGTCTCTACGGCGGCTGTCGCGAAAGTGAGCCGATGCACTTATGGGTTGATGATGTCTTTGTGGACCCAGACGATCCTGATGTAGCTCTGGTACTGATTCACGAACCTGAAACGGGTATTGTGAATTTTACCGATCCACTCACGGGCACCAAACGTAAGACCACGCGTTCTGATTTTCTGCAACGTCACTGTGGAGGCCGCATACCGCTGACTCAAGAAACCGGTCGGCGACATGCTGGATGGAAAGGAGCATTGCTCACTCATAGGGAGCGTAATGCGTTCCAGGTATTTTGGATCGACCGTGGGGCAGGGCGTCTGTTCCTTGAATTGTGGCGGATGTACCTACACCACATCCGTCCAGTGACACTTCAAATGCCGTGGGCCTTCCTTACCAGAGACGGGCAACCTCTTGGAACTGAAGGCTTTAACGATTCATTCAATGCTGCGGTTCAACGAATAGGATTGTTCCCGTCCAAACATGCAGGGACAACGACCCATGGGCTTCGACACCGCTACGGCCAGTGGCTTAACGACCTGGGGCTTGGAGAAAAGGAAGGGCAAGTCGCGATGCATCATCTAAACGCCAAAAGCCAGGATTTTTATCGACAACTCGGAGTGGCCCAGGTTGCTGCTGTCGTCGGGGCCGCTACTGACATTGCATCATTACCATCTTTCATAAAGGGCTGCACTTAA
- a CDS encoding DUF2971 domain-containing protein, with protein sequence MELYRYSRLSDNIIKYLRDRKLYFQNPLYFNDPFDCDLTAVSLGPEDNFDEKYELYIQLLAKRLKFVAGKLRLIDARITDYASDDTPIKDRFYFAEQWHLYLTENNALLAEIRMLTECPTSKRRETLLEAWNKKKNQVIHGLGVVCFSESNSNLLMWSHYADSHKGICLIYESEERPVVGWKQYSFHKVKYNKNRNIDVLSVGFEKAFFDLLTIKSPEWEYEKEQRLITIKGPGTQKSRMASLRGIVFGSRIKDNPGTSLVGLYGALKDMHQTRPNCPRFRYYKAVKHPSDFAVEIKELFGIQAVPDALGVVPFT encoded by the coding sequence ATGGAATTATACAGGTACAGTCGATTAAGTGATAACATCATAAAGTACTTAAGAGACAGAAAGCTCTACTTTCAAAATCCACTCTATTTCAATGACCCATTTGATTGCGATTTGACAGCTGTTAGCCTCGGTCCTGAAGATAATTTTGACGAAAAATATGAGCTATATATTCAACTTTTGGCTAAACGACTAAAATTTGTAGCAGGGAAGCTGCGGCTTATTGATGCAAGGATTACCGACTACGCCTCAGATGACACTCCCATAAAAGATCGTTTTTACTTTGCGGAACAGTGGCATTTGTATTTGACTGAGAATAACGCTCTTCTTGCTGAAATCAGAATGCTAACTGAATGTCCTACTTCGAAGCGACGAGAAACCCTATTAGAAGCTTGGAATAAGAAAAAAAACCAAGTAATCCATGGACTTGGTGTTGTTTGCTTTAGTGAAAGCAACTCTAACCTGTTGATGTGGTCACATTACGCAGACTCGCATAAGGGGATATGTCTTATTTATGAATCTGAAGAAAGGCCTGTAGTCGGATGGAAACAATATTCATTTCATAAAGTTAAATACAATAAGAATAGGAATATCGATGTTTTAAGTGTTGGTTTTGAAAAGGCTTTTTTTGACTTGTTGACTATAAAATCTCCTGAATGGGAGTACGAAAAAGAGCAGAGGCTAATAACTATTAAGGGACCTGGAACCCAGAAGTCTAGGATGGCAAGCTTACGAGGCATTGTATTTGGATCTAGAATAAAAGATAACCCTGGCACGTCCTTGGTCGGATTGTACGGTGCCTTAAAGGACATGCATCAGACCCGTCCCAATTGCCCAAGGTTTAGATATTATAAAGCTGTGAAACATCCGAGCGATTTTGCAGTTGAAATCAAGGAGTTATTCGGAATACAAGCTGTGCCTGATGCCTTAGGGGTGGTGCCATTCACCTAA
- a CDS encoding DUF4062 domain-containing protein gives MADSRRLVKVFLASPGDLTEERKAAKTVVTDFNDLWAEEFGYQVELVGWEDTVAVFGRPQEMINRDLDRCELFVGLMWRRWGTPPDNVGKHTSGFEEEYSRSVQRRLTEGRPEISLFFKEIDPELLRDPGADLKKVLAFKEQLISEKRIYFENFNDCRDFEKKLMRCLSSFVKHLRIEEQATLPEETQVSSNEGEQQQNRPASNAVETPLSLEGADFLRHFVAKTEGRTGEAVEAVDIARFRLLTSIVGAQGNDEVFLGTHDTNLIFFKGGNFNLGRSELHGLISTGLQNFLHENVPLWQWIHGVNGFDDITLFLHTLSAPAQKQINTFAALQLILQPIPKTERWIANLFPSSWFHDNTPVPVRLAALKYLAACGTPSDLDTIRGEIDRKDNQTLPAAANAFISISLRESREGAFEHLYELQPGSVDDKLLAALFSNPATLSTEVLLRGASHQSPAVRRKVISLLCERTALPINLAEELLSDTEATVRHSALSYLVDHERVYSDDEAKNILVKPTATGIARGLIGSDPHGEACFKKFLKQRQRALKYKELEAAAAKDSIVDNDAYFILVQRSFKRLGDSLRSSIDNNFETEVSAWLSQFAGHPNYEKAKELEGFIRKTLMRKALDVIRERGDHCDLERIRRLLKNGSIEYSVEDIQYLGKHGEWEDIKLVIDMLTRQIGERTLLTISAIDQTKAKYAAQAIYALGRQRVVDLLGIEKPKELLVLVLKEIHDKVFAQLSDSYIESLLRSEDESVRKTTALKAIKSLPKKRLEKLFRQYLAGASPLHYNVIHWLDFGISVPRERAVSGAQRVLTGEWNH, from the coding sequence ATGGCCGACAGCAGGAGACTCGTAAAGGTATTTCTGGCATCCCCAGGAGACCTCACGGAAGAACGAAAAGCAGCGAAAACAGTGGTTACCGACTTCAATGATTTGTGGGCAGAGGAATTTGGCTACCAAGTTGAGCTTGTCGGCTGGGAAGATACAGTTGCTGTTTTTGGTCGTCCTCAGGAAATGATAAATCGCGATCTGGACCGCTGCGAGTTGTTTGTGGGACTGATGTGGAGACGGTGGGGAACACCTCCTGATAATGTGGGAAAACACACCTCCGGCTTCGAAGAAGAATACTCGAGGTCTGTTCAGCGTCGGCTGACTGAAGGTCGCCCCGAGATAAGTCTGTTTTTCAAAGAGATCGACCCAGAGCTCCTGCGTGATCCAGGCGCAGATCTCAAAAAAGTTCTCGCCTTTAAAGAACAACTTATTTCTGAAAAGAGGATCTACTTCGAGAATTTTAACGACTGTCGTGACTTTGAAAAGAAGCTAATGCGTTGTTTATCCTCGTTCGTCAAACACCTACGCATAGAGGAACAGGCAACATTGCCTGAAGAAACTCAGGTCTCATCAAACGAGGGCGAACAACAGCAGAATAGACCTGCAAGTAATGCAGTTGAAACACCTCTCTCTCTAGAGGGAGCTGACTTCTTGCGGCATTTTGTTGCGAAAACTGAGGGACGTACAGGGGAAGCAGTCGAAGCTGTTGACATCGCTCGGTTTCGGTTGTTGACTTCTATAGTCGGTGCGCAGGGTAATGATGAGGTTTTTCTTGGCACACACGATACAAACCTTATTTTTTTTAAGGGCGGTAATTTTAATCTAGGCCGAAGTGAGCTTCACGGACTAATAAGTACAGGGCTTCAAAACTTCCTGCATGAGAATGTTCCTCTATGGCAATGGATCCATGGTGTCAATGGCTTTGATGACATTACACTTTTCCTCCACACCTTGTCTGCCCCAGCTCAGAAGCAAATTAACACTTTCGCCGCACTGCAATTGATATTACAGCCTATCCCTAAAACCGAGAGGTGGATTGCGAATTTGTTCCCATCATCGTGGTTTCATGACAACACACCAGTTCCGGTAAGGCTTGCAGCGCTAAAGTATCTTGCAGCTTGCGGTACACCCTCAGACTTGGACACTATTCGTGGGGAAATTGATAGAAAGGACAACCAGACTCTACCAGCTGCAGCTAATGCGTTTATCTCGATTAGTCTTCGAGAGAGTCGGGAAGGCGCATTTGAGCATCTATATGAACTTCAGCCTGGCAGCGTAGACGACAAACTTCTTGCTGCCCTTTTCAGTAACCCGGCGACTCTTAGCACAGAAGTACTGCTACGCGGCGCATCACATCAATCGCCTGCTGTGCGCCGGAAGGTTATCAGTCTTCTTTGTGAGCGTACCGCTCTGCCAATTAACCTTGCGGAGGAGTTGCTTAGTGATACTGAAGCAACGGTAAGGCACTCAGCATTGAGCTATCTCGTTGATCACGAACGGGTTTATTCCGACGATGAGGCAAAAAATATACTTGTAAAGCCAACTGCCACAGGAATCGCACGCGGGCTTATAGGGTCCGATCCTCATGGAGAAGCTTGCTTCAAGAAGTTCCTGAAGCAACGGCAAAGGGCTTTGAAGTATAAAGAGTTGGAAGCAGCCGCAGCCAAGGATTCGATTGTCGATAATGACGCCTATTTCATTTTGGTGCAACGAAGTTTTAAGCGTTTGGGAGACTCATTGCGAAGCTCAATCGATAATAATTTTGAGACTGAAGTTTCCGCATGGCTTTCGCAGTTTGCTGGGCATCCTAACTATGAGAAAGCGAAGGAACTTGAGGGATTTATTCGAAAAACGCTCATGCGGAAGGCATTGGATGTAATTCGTGAGAGAGGCGATCACTGTGATCTGGAACGAATTCGACGACTATTGAAAAATGGCTCAATCGAATACAGTGTTGAGGATATCCAATATCTTGGAAAACACGGGGAATGGGAAGACATCAAACTGGTCATAGACATGTTGACACGTCAGATTGGCGAGAGGACGCTGTTAACAATATCTGCCATTGACCAGACAAAAGCAAAATATGCAGCACAAGCGATCTATGCTCTGGGGCGTCAGAGGGTAGTCGACTTGTTGGGCATAGAAAAGCCGAAGGAACTATTGGTTCTAGTCCTCAAAGAGATCCATGACAAAGTTTTTGCACAGCTAAGTGACTCATACATCGAGAGTCTGCTGCGCTCGGAGGACGAGAGTGTTCGCAAGACAACCGCGCTAAAGGCAATCAAGTCTTTACCCAAAAAGCGCTTAGAAAAGCTGTTCCGCCAATACCTGGCGGGTGCTTCCCCGCTACATTACAACGTTATCCATTGGCTTGACTTTGGAATCTCTGTCCCCAGAGAACGCGCAGTCAGCGGAGCGCAGAGGGTCCTGACCGGCGAGTGGAACCACTAA
- a CDS encoding DUF1499 domain-containing protein, giving the protein MEYQGHSKDQMHQPIHSARSTWLVLPLFAAASAVIAVILLLSSGLGSRVHLWNFRTGFALIKASGYIGLGCALLALVSGFISIRKRHAKGIFLSLLALILSLAAFGVPLYWQTQAKIYPRIHDISTDLQHPPTFVAISTARGAGVRYEGAAVAAQQQKAYPDLKTVVLPYPKEEAYKLALLAAREMGWDIVAELPAEGKIEATDTTRWFGFKDDIVVRVQAAGNRSLLDVRSVSRVGISDVGTNARRIRVYLSKLVPGGVKP; this is encoded by the coding sequence ATGGAATACCAGGGGCATTCAAAGGACCAGATGCATCAGCCGATTCATTCCGCCCGCAGCACCTGGCTCGTGTTACCGCTTTTCGCCGCAGCCAGCGCCGTCATAGCCGTGATCCTGCTTTTGAGCTCCGGGCTCGGCTCCCGGGTCCATCTCTGGAACTTCCGGACCGGATTCGCGCTGATCAAGGCCTCCGGCTACATCGGTCTTGGCTGCGCCTTGCTGGCGCTTGTGTCCGGGTTCATCTCGATCCGGAAACGGCACGCCAAGGGAATCTTCCTTTCCCTGCTCGCCTTGATCCTTTCGCTTGCGGCCTTCGGGGTGCCGCTGTACTGGCAGACGCAGGCTAAGATCTATCCCCGCATCCACGACATCTCCACCGACCTGCAGCATCCTCCCACCTTCGTCGCCATCAGCACTGCCCGCGGCGCAGGGGTCCGCTACGAAGGGGCGGCGGTGGCGGCGCAGCAGCAAAAGGCGTATCCAGACCTGAAGACCGTGGTGCTCCCATATCCCAAGGAAGAGGCGTACAAGCTGGCGTTGCTGGCGGCGCGGGAGATGGGGTGGGACATCGTGGCGGAGCTGCCGGCCGAGGGGAAGATAGAGGCGACCGACACCACTAGGTGGTTCGGCTTCAAGGACGATATCGTGGTCCGGGTCCAGGCCGCGGGGAACCGTTCCCTGCTGGATGTGCGTTCCGTTTCCCGTGTGGGCATCAGCGACGTGGGCACCAATGCCAGGAGAATCCGGGTTTACCTGTCGAAGCTGGTCCCCGGAGGGGTGAAACCGTAA
- a CDS encoding methyltransferase yields the protein MEKKNWTIAGLLELSGSYWSTCALHAGVKLDVFTQLDNGPVPSETVAARVNCDRRGLSMLLHALVALGLLEKQGEAFAATPFAASYLSRNSHEYLGHIIMHHHHLMTSWANLDQAVRTGKPVRERVSHEDVESSRESFLMGMFNLAMQLAPRVVPQIDLSGHRRLLDIGGGPGTYAIHFCRQNPDLEAVICDLPTTRSFAEKTVAHFDLSDRIGFIDVDFEKEELPEGFDVAWLSHVLHGIGPDACDTLLKKAVKVLEPGGLLLVQEFILDDTRDAPLFPALFSLNMLLGTPEGQSYSEGEIVAMLQKAGATDVRRLQIPLPNGAGIIAGTKTRG from the coding sequence GTGGAAAAAAAGAACTGGACCATAGCGGGACTTCTGGAGCTGTCAGGAAGCTACTGGAGCACCTGCGCGCTTCACGCGGGCGTCAAGCTCGACGTCTTCACCCAGCTGGACAACGGTCCCGTTCCCTCGGAAACCGTGGCTGCCAGGGTGAACTGCGACCGGCGCGGCCTTTCCATGCTGTTGCATGCACTGGTGGCGCTGGGACTTTTGGAAAAGCAGGGGGAGGCTTTCGCGGCCACACCCTTTGCCGCCAGCTATCTCTCCCGCAATTCACATGAATACCTGGGGCACATCATCATGCACCACCATCACCTGATGACGAGCTGGGCCAACCTGGACCAGGCTGTACGCACAGGGAAACCGGTCCGCGAGAGGGTTTCGCACGAGGACGTGGAGTCGTCGCGCGAAAGCTTCCTGATGGGGATGTTCAACCTCGCGATGCAGCTCGCGCCGCGGGTGGTGCCGCAGATCGACCTTTCCGGGCATCGCCGCCTGCTGGATATCGGAGGGGGACCCGGAACCTACGCCATCCATTTCTGCAGGCAAAATCCCGACCTCGAGGCCGTCATCTGCGACCTGCCGACCACCCGCAGTTTCGCCGAGAAGACGGTCGCGCACTTCGATCTCTCCGACCGTATCGGTTTCATTGACGTCGACTTCGAAAAGGAAGAACTGCCCGAAGGTTTCGACGTGGCATGGCTGTCCCACGTACTGCACGGGATAGGTCCGGACGCCTGCGATACCCTGCTGAAGAAGGCTGTGAAGGTGCTTGAGCCGGGTGGGCTGCTCCTTGTGCAGGAGTTCATCCTCGATGACACGAGGGACGCCCCGCTCTTCCCCGCGCTCTTCTCCTTGAACATGCTGCTCGGCACCCCCGAGGGGCAGTCGTACAGCGAGGGGGAGATCGTCGCCATGCTGCAAAAAGCCGGGGCCACCGACGTGCGCCGGCTGCAGATCCCGCTCCCCAACGGGGCCGGGATCATCGCGGGGACCAAAACCAGGGGCTAG
- a CDS encoding helix-turn-helix domain-containing protein has protein sequence MRPEEAFGRVLCELRGKKGLSQEKLALEANLDRTFISLLERGLRQPSLKTILELSKVLGVKAAYLIELAEAEMTKEA, from the coding sequence GTGAGACCTGAAGAGGCGTTTGGTAGAGTGTTGTGCGAACTTCGCGGGAAAAAGGGTCTTTCTCAGGAGAAGCTGGCCTTGGAGGCGAACCTGGATAGGACCTTTATATCCCTGCTAGAGCGGGGTTTGAGGCAACCATCCTTAAAGACCATTTTGGAACTCTCGAAGGTTCTTGGAGTTAAAGCTGCCTATTTAATTGAGTTAGCAGAAGCTGAGATGACAAAAGAAGCATGA
- a CDS encoding metallophosphoesterase produces MAIIATDIHGDPAVAKAFLSFRPTELHICLGDLVDSKGRPPSFEKEAECLNLLLQSDSILLWGNHDLAYLPERPWKCYGDFGEIAFRKQFDEARDQFLAAYSVDGWLCTHAGISPKVERILTKEVAISDQTAVAAWLNSEFKKELRIKLPHNDPDELRHGYGPLFKIHVCRGGTDEYGGIFWFDAFGEQAQPSPAAGRQIFGHTPVPYPERGTSHDILGGPAISWINLNAIEGHWVYDTQRDELSELLIL; encoded by the coding sequence ATGGCAATTATCGCGACTGACATACATGGTGACCCCGCTGTAGCCAAAGCTTTCCTCAGTTTTCGGCCCACCGAGTTGCATATCTGCCTTGGGGACCTTGTTGACAGCAAAGGCCGCCCACCATCTTTTGAAAAGGAGGCAGAATGCCTCAACCTCCTGCTCCAATCCGATTCTATTCTGTTGTGGGGCAATCACGACCTAGCTTATCTTCCAGAGCGTCCATGGAAGTGTTATGGTGATTTCGGGGAAATTGCATTTCGGAAACAGTTCGACGAAGCTCGGGATCAATTCCTCGCCGCCTATTCCGTCGATGGCTGGCTGTGTACTCATGCGGGCATCTCACCAAAAGTGGAGCGCATTCTCACGAAGGAGGTGGCGATATCCGACCAAACTGCAGTTGCGGCTTGGCTCAATTCGGAATTCAAAAAAGAACTCAGGATCAAGCTCCCTCACAATGATCCAGATGAATTGCGCCATGGGTATGGGCCATTGTTCAAAATCCACGTATGTCGTGGCGGAACTGATGAGTATGGTGGGATTTTCTGGTTTGATGCGTTTGGTGAACAGGCCCAACCAAGTCCTGCAGCTGGTCGGCAAATCTTCGGACACACTCCTGTACCCTATCCAGAGAGAGGAACCAGCCATGACATACTCGGCGGCCCTGCGATTTCTTGGATTAACCTCAACGCCATTGAGGGGCATTGGGTGTACGATACTCAACGTGACGAACTAAGCGAACTGCTCATCCTCTAA
- a CDS encoding DNA/RNA non-specific endonuclease codes for MRRLCLHSLLLVFFTAASVLAGPLEDCREYTVFGVPGTSGDLLCRKGFLLSHDATRKTPAWVVERMTRERLKSVLKRSDRFKPDAELPKGARAELSDYKGSGYDRGHVENPVQNILLFQSRAFHLSCYTPRDILM; via the coding sequence ATGCGTCGTCTATGTCTTCACTCCCTGTTGCTGGTATTTTTCACTGCTGCTTCCGTCCTCGCAGGTCCCCTCGAAGACTGCCGGGAGTACACCGTTTTCGGCGTTCCTGGAACCTCGGGGGATCTGCTCTGTCGCAAGGGATTCCTGCTTTCGCACGACGCAACGCGCAAGACCCCGGCCTGGGTTGTTGAGCGCATGACGAGGGAGCGGCTCAAGTCGGTCCTGAAGCGTTCCGACCGTTTCAAGCCGGACGCGGAGCTTCCCAAAGGGGCGCGGGCTGAACTCTCGGATTACAAGGGGTCGGGGTACGACAGGGGACATGTCGAAAACCCGGTTCAAAATATACTTTTATTTCAATCACGGGCTTTTCACTTGAGTTGCTATACTCCTCGCGACATACTCATGTGA
- a CDS encoding serine/threonine-protein kinase, with protein sequence MIKPYNKAEVTFDIIREIGEDGYNSTVYLAHDHNLDAELVVKKMEKAKLRDPNEYFRESRILYMSAHPNVVPVHYACEDVDSVYIAMPYYQNGSLNSLLNARFLTVREILVYACQFLSGVHNVHSKKLIHFDIKPANVLISNTNEAVLSDFGIAKQANLVGVAGQDVFYFSIRPPEALDNDHFTTACDIYQIGLTLYRMCNGNENYYAQLERYGEPPNFDRDAFRYDLRNGRFPDRNHFLPHIPEKLRRIVKKCLDTNPDRRYEAVLDISNALAEVDGNELDWQHSVEDGKLIWKKRANGNHYTLEVDENQKSVAKKRTTKQESRIKDYCVDAIPQKTIREFLKVT encoded by the coding sequence ATGATTAAACCGTACAACAAGGCGGAAGTCACTTTTGACATTATTCGGGAAATTGGTGAAGACGGTTACAACTCTACCGTGTACCTAGCCCATGACCATAATCTCGACGCCGAGTTGGTCGTTAAGAAGATGGAAAAGGCCAAGCTACGTGACCCAAACGAATACTTCCGAGAGTCCAGAATCCTGTACATGAGTGCACATCCGAATGTAGTGCCGGTCCACTATGCGTGTGAGGATGTCGACTCCGTGTACATCGCCATGCCGTACTACCAGAATGGGTCGCTTAACTCACTCTTGAACGCCCGTTTTCTGACAGTCCGCGAAATCCTAGTCTATGCCTGTCAGTTTCTTTCAGGCGTGCACAATGTCCATTCCAAAAAACTCATTCATTTCGATATAAAACCTGCAAATGTGCTTATTTCCAACACGAACGAAGCTGTTCTTTCAGACTTTGGGATTGCAAAGCAGGCTAACTTAGTGGGCGTTGCAGGACAGGACGTTTTTTATTTCAGCATTCGGCCGCCTGAAGCCCTGGACAATGACCACTTCACAACTGCTTGTGATATCTACCAAATCGGATTGACGCTTTATCGTATGTGCAATGGCAATGAAAACTACTATGCGCAGCTTGAGCGATATGGTGAGCCGCCGAACTTCGATAGAGATGCGTTCCGCTATGACTTGAGAAACGGCAGGTTCCCGGACCGGAACCACTTCCTGCCGCACATTCCTGAGAAGCTCAGGAGAATCGTAAAGAAGTGTCTCGATACCAATCCGGACAGGCGCTATGAGGCTGTTTTGGACATTTCCAACGCACTTGCTGAAGTCGACGGAAATGAGCTAGACTGGCAGCACAGCGTGGAAGATGGTAAACTTATATGGAAGAAGCGGGCTAACGGAAACCATTACACGCTAGAGGTGGATGAAAACCAGAAGTCCGTCGCTAAAAAGCGCACCACAAAACAAGAATCTCGAATCAAAGACTATTGCGTGGATGCCATTCCACAGAAAACGATACGAGAATTCTTGAAGGTGACCTGA